A window of the Gossypium hirsutum isolate 1008001.06 chromosome A05, Gossypium_hirsutum_v2.1, whole genome shotgun sequence genome harbors these coding sequences:
- the LOC107915910 gene encoding CASP-like protein 1C1: protein MAKTKRIIITILLRLLAFGATLSATVVMVTSHESAEVMNIKFSAKYSNSPTFKFYVTAEAIATGYGLIVLFLSSRRSFDRLIVILDVVIALTLTSSISAALAVAQIGKKGDTHAGWLPVCNQVPKFCDHVTGALIAGFVAAIVYLVLNLYSLHVFLTPLFPV, encoded by the exons ATGGCCAAAACCAAGAGAATCATCATCACCATTCTCCTAAGGCTTCTAGCTTTTGGTGCTACTCTTTCTGCAACCGTAGTCATGGTTACGAGCCATGAGTCTGCCGAGGTTATGAACATAAAATTCTCAGCAAAATACAGCAACTCACCAACATTTAA GTTTTATGTGACAGCGGAGGCAATTGCAACCGGATACGGCCTTATAGTTCTCTTCCTGTCTTCGAGAAGGTCGTTTGATCGCCTGATTGTGATTCTAGATGTGGTCATAGCGTTGACACTAACTTCGAGCATCTCAGCTGCTTTGGCAGTAGCTCAGATAGGCAAGAAAGGGGACACTCATGCAGGTTGGCTGCCCGTTTGCAACCAAGTTCCAAAATTCTGCGACCATGTCACCGGCGCCCTTATAGCTGGTTTTGTTGCAGCGATAGTTTACTTGGTGCTCAATCTCTATTCTCTTCACGTTTTCCTCACTCCCCTTTTCCCAGTGTAA
- the LOC107913973 gene encoding protein LOL2 yields the protein MAQMAQMVCGSCRQLLSYPEGTRQAKCSCCETVNFVLEAHQVGLVRCDSCALLLMYPYGSSSVKCSSCLSVTEIGEHNRRPPWSVQQGQPTPPNSVH from the exons ATGGCTCAAATGGCTCAAATGGTTTGTGGCTCTTGTCGTCAATTGCTTTCATATCCTGAAGGAACTCGGCAAGCTAAATGTTCATGTTGTGAAACAGTCAACTTTGTACTGGAAG CTCATCAGGTTGGACTGGTTAGGTGTGACAGTTGTGCATTGTTGCTGATGTACCCCTATGGGTCTTCGTCAGTCAAATGTTCATCTTGCCTTTCTGTGACAGAAATTGGG GAACACAATAGGCGCCCTCCATGGTCTGTTCAACAGGGGCAACCAACCCCTCCCAACTCTGTGCATTAA
- the LOC107913974 gene encoding E3 ubiquitin-protein ligase RMA1H1, translated as MAFEQYYAHEWKTIPSDSTSENFNGSFDCNICLDFAHEPIVTLCGHLYCWPCIYKWLHVQSASLAPDEHPQCPVCKADISHTTMVPLYGRGQSESELQGKQTLYRGMVIPPRPPACGNKALLSTASPNSQQLPYRNPYQNESYNRHAHNEEGSSVPPLLNLGGTAVTGFHHPVVGMFGEMVYARVFGNSESLYTYPNSYHLTGSSSPRLRRHEMQADRSLNRISIFLFCCFLLCLIVF; from the coding sequence ATGGCCTTTGAGCAATATTATGCTCACGAATGGAAGACGATCCCCAGTGATTCAACATCCGAGAACTTCAATGGTAGCTTCGACTGCAATATCTGTTTGGACTTTGCGCATGAACCGATCGTCACTCTCTGCGGGCACCTCTACTGCTGGCCCTGCATCTATAAGTGGCTGCACGTCCAGAGTGCCTCACTTGCCCCAGATGAGCACCCACAGTGCCCAGTTTGCAAAGCTGATATATCCCACACCACCATGGTTCCCCTTTACGGTCGAGGCCAATCCGAATCTGAGCTCCAAGGCAAGCAGACACTTTATAGAGGCATGGTGATTCCCCCTAGACCTCCAGCTTGTGGCAACAAAGCTCTTTTATCAACTGCATCCCCCAACAGTCAGCAACTTCCTTATCGAAATCCTTACCAAAACGAAAGCTACAATCGTCATGCTCACAACGAAGAGGGTTCATCCGTACCGCCATTGCTTAACCTGGGAGGCACCGCGGTGACCGGATTCCATCATCCGGTAGTGGGGATGTTTGGGGAAATGGTATATGCAAGGGTATTTGGGAATTCAGAAAGCTTATACACTTACCCAAACTCGTATCACCTGACGGGAAGTAGTAGCCCCAGGTTGAGAAGGCATGAGATGCAGGCTGACAGGTCACTAAATAGAATCTCCATTTTCCTATTTTGTTGTTTCCTTTTGTGCCTTATCGTATTTTGA
- the LOC107914771 gene encoding CBS domain-containing protein CBSX5 isoform X3: MAVSLLTGQVSDLCLGKPALKSLSISSTIGDALLALKRLGENFISIWSCDQHHHNLSAVDRGFKECQCVGKVCMVNIICFLCKEENLSNPATALQTPLSVLIPTSPCLVRHLEPKASLLDAIDLIQEGAQNLVIPLESSSKTLSRKKIVQGTLSNISTLHNNNRQYCWLTQEDIIRYLLNSIGLFCPTAANPINSLDIIDTRNKMALHYDNPASSALPFISRSLEFQASVAIVDSDGKLVREISPFTLNYCDEDVAAAIATLSAGDLLAYVDCGGPPEDLVQLVKKRLQERNLEQALELVEEYSSGASISTSHSSSSSDDEFGMGRSARWMGYSARAVRRSEAIVCYPWSSLVAVMIQALTRRVSYVWVVDDDGTLAGIYIVL; encoded by the exons ATGGCAGTGAGTTTATTGACAGGTCAAGTATCCGACTTATGTCTTGGAAAGCCTGCACTGAAATCCCTCTCCATTTCCTCCACCATCGGAGATGCCTTGTTGGCTTTGAAGCGGTTGGGAGAAAATTTTATCAGTATTTGGAGCTGCGATCAACATCATCATAACTTGTCAGCAGTCGACCGTGGTTTTAAAGAGTGTCAGTGTGTAGGTAAAGTTTGCATGGTGAACATCATTTGTTTCTTATGTAAGGAAGAAAACCTGTCGAATCCAGCAACTGCTCTTCAAACTCCACTTTCTGTTCTGATTCCTACATCCCCTTGCCTTGTCAGACATTTAGAACCTAAAGCAAG TTTGTTGGATGCTATAGATCTGATTCAGGAAGGAGCCCAAAATCTGGTGATTCCATTAGAAAGCAGCAGCAAAACTTTATCAAGAAAAAAGATTGTGCAAGGAACTCTTTCTAATATTTCAACCCTTCATAACAACAACCGCCAATATTGTTGGCTAACTCAAGAAGATATAATCCGTTACCTTCTCAATTCCATCGGCCTTTTTTGCCCCACTGCTGCTAATCCCATCAACTCCCTCGACATCATCGACACTCGGAATAAGATGGCCCTTCATTATGATAACCCGGCCTCGTCTGCCTTACCTTTCATTTCCCGGTCCCTCGAGTTTCAAGCTTCCGTTGCTATAGTTGACAGTGACGGAAAGTTGGTCCGTGAAATTTCGCCTTTCACGTTAAATTATTGCGATGAGGATGTAGCAGCTGCCATTGCTACCCTTTCGGCTGGTGATTTGTTGGCTTATGTTGACTGCGGGGGGCCACCGGAGGATTTAGTTCAGTTGGTGAAGAAAAGGTTGCAAGAGCGGAATTTAGAGCAAGCCTTGGAATTGGTAGAAGAATATTCGTCCGGAGCTTCGATTTCAACATCGCATTCGTCTTCTTCTTCGGACGATGAATTTGGAATGGGGAGGAGTGCGAGATGGATGGGGTACTCAGCGAGAGCGGTGAGGAGATCGGAAGCAATCGTGTGTTATCCATGGAGCTCGTTGGTGGCAGTGATGATTCAGGCGCTTACGCGTCGAGTAAGTTATGTGTGGGTGGTCGACGACGACGGAACTTTAGCCGGC atatatattgtcCTCTAA
- the LOC107914771 gene encoding CBS domain-containing protein CBSX5 isoform X1, producing the protein MAVSLLTGQVSDLCLGKPALKSLSISSTIGDALLALKRLGENFISIWSCDQHHHNLSAVDRGFKECQCVGKVCMVNIICFLCKEENLSNPATALQTPLSVLIPTSPCLVRHLEPKASLLDAIDLIQEGAQNLVIPLESSSKTLSRKKIVQGTLSNISTLHNNNRQYCWLTQEDIIRYLLNSIGLFCPTAANPINSLDIIDTRNKMALHYDNPASSALPFISRSLEFQASVAIVDSDGKLVREISPFTLNYCDEDVAAAIATLSAGDLLAYVDCGGPPEDLVQLVKKRLQERNLEQALELVEEYSSGASISTSHSSSSSDDEFGMGRSARWMGYSARAVRRSEAIVCYPWSSLVAVMIQALTRRTLSWRCRKVGNLRLAKKGTLEDRLRSLI; encoded by the exons ATGGCAGTGAGTTTATTGACAGGTCAAGTATCCGACTTATGTCTTGGAAAGCCTGCACTGAAATCCCTCTCCATTTCCTCCACCATCGGAGATGCCTTGTTGGCTTTGAAGCGGTTGGGAGAAAATTTTATCAGTATTTGGAGCTGCGATCAACATCATCATAACTTGTCAGCAGTCGACCGTGGTTTTAAAGAGTGTCAGTGTGTAGGTAAAGTTTGCATGGTGAACATCATTTGTTTCTTATGTAAGGAAGAAAACCTGTCGAATCCAGCAACTGCTCTTCAAACTCCACTTTCTGTTCTGATTCCTACATCCCCTTGCCTTGTCAGACATTTAGAACCTAAAGCAAG TTTGTTGGATGCTATAGATCTGATTCAGGAAGGAGCCCAAAATCTGGTGATTCCATTAGAAAGCAGCAGCAAAACTTTATCAAGAAAAAAGATTGTGCAAGGAACTCTTTCTAATATTTCAACCCTTCATAACAACAACCGCCAATATTGTTGGCTAACTCAAGAAGATATAATCCGTTACCTTCTCAATTCCATCGGCCTTTTTTGCCCCACTGCTGCTAATCCCATCAACTCCCTCGACATCATCGACACTCGGAATAAGATGGCCCTTCATTATGATAACCCGGCCTCGTCTGCCTTACCTTTCATTTCCCGGTCCCTCGAGTTTCAAGCTTCCGTTGCTATAGTTGACAGTGACGGAAAGTTGGTCCGTGAAATTTCGCCTTTCACGTTAAATTATTGCGATGAGGATGTAGCAGCTGCCATTGCTACCCTTTCGGCTGGTGATTTGTTGGCTTATGTTGACTGCGGGGGGCCACCGGAGGATTTAGTTCAGTTGGTGAAGAAAAGGTTGCAAGAGCGGAATTTAGAGCAAGCCTTGGAATTGGTAGAAGAATATTCGTCCGGAGCTTCGATTTCAACATCGCATTCGTCTTCTTCTTCGGACGATGAATTTGGAATGGGGAGGAGTGCGAGATGGATGGGGTACTCAGCGAGAGCGGTGAGGAGATCGGAAGCAATCGTGTGTTATCCATGGAGCTCGTTGGTGGCAGTGATGATTCAGGCGCTTACGCGTCGA ACATTGTCTTGGAGATGCAGAAAAGTGGGGAACTTAAGGTTAGCTAAGAAAGGGACTCTGGAGGATCGTCTGAGAAGTTTGATTTGA
- the LOC107914771 gene encoding CBS domain-containing protein CBSX5 isoform X2: MAVSLLTGQVSDLCLGKPALKSLSISSTIGDALLALKRLGENFISIWSCDQHHHNLSAVDRGFKECQCVGKVCMVNIICFLCKEENLSNPATALQTPLSVLIPTSPCLVRHLEPKASLLDAIDLIQEGAQNLVIPLESSSKTLSRKKIVQGTLSNISTLHNNNRQYCWLTQEDIIRYLLNSIGLFCPTAANPINSLDIIDTRNKMALHYDNPASSALPFISRSLEFQASVAIVDSDGKLVREISPFTLNYCDEDVAAAIATLSAGDLLAYVDCGGPPEDLVQLVKKRLQERNLEQALELVEEYSSGASISTSHSSSSSDDEFGMGRSARWMGYSARAVRRSEAIVCYPWSSLVAVMIQALTRRVSYVWVVDDDGTLAGIYIVL; this comes from the exons ATGGCAGTGAGTTTATTGACAGGTCAAGTATCCGACTTATGTCTTGGAAAGCCTGCACTGAAATCCCTCTCCATTTCCTCCACCATCGGAGATGCCTTGTTGGCTTTGAAGCGGTTGGGAGAAAATTTTATCAGTATTTGGAGCTGCGATCAACATCATCATAACTTGTCAGCAGTCGACCGTGGTTTTAAAGAGTGTCAGTGTGTAGGTAAAGTTTGCATGGTGAACATCATTTGTTTCTTATGTAAGGAAGAAAACCTGTCGAATCCAGCAACTGCTCTTCAAACTCCACTTTCTGTTCTGATTCCTACATCCCCTTGCCTTGTCAGACATTTAGAACCTAAAGCAAG TTTGTTGGATGCTATAGATCTGATTCAGGAAGGAGCCCAAAATCTGGTGATTCCATTAGAAAGCAGCAGCAAAACTTTATCAAGAAAAAAGATTGTGCAAGGAACTCTTTCTAATATTTCAACCCTTCATAACAACAACCGCCAATATTGTTGGCTAACTCAAGAAGATATAATCCGTTACCTTCTCAATTCCATCGGCCTTTTTTGCCCCACTGCTGCTAATCCCATCAACTCCCTCGACATCATCGACACTCGGAATAAGATGGCCCTTCATTATGATAACCCGGCCTCGTCTGCCTTACCTTTCATTTCCCGGTCCCTCGAGTTTCAAGCTTCCGTTGCTATAGTTGACAGTGACGGAAAGTTGGTCCGTGAAATTTCGCCTTTCACGTTAAATTATTGCGATGAGGATGTAGCAGCTGCCATTGCTACCCTTTCGGCTGGTGATTTGTTGGCTTATGTTGACTGCGGGGGGCCACCGGAGGATTTAGTTCAGTTGGTGAAGAAAAGGTTGCAAGAGCGGAATTTAGAGCAAGCCTTGGAATTGGTAGAAGAATATTCGTCCGGAGCTTCGATTTCAACATCGCATTCGTCTTCTTCTTCGGACGATGAATTTGGAATGGGGAGGAGTGCGAGATGGATGGGGTACTCAGCGAGAGCGGTGAGGAGATCGGAAGCAATCGTGTGTTATCCATGGAGCTCGTTGGTGGCAGTGATGATTCAGGCGCTTACGCGTCGAGTAAGTTATGTGTGGGTGGTCGACGACGACGGAACTTTAGCCGGCATATATATTGTCCTCTAA
- the LOC107913975 gene encoding dof zinc finger protein DOF2.2, producing the protein MGLSSKEVSSDGPGWSQSLLQAQTLELPKAIKRQHPQNQKPEPLKCPRCDSTNTKFCYYNNYNKSQPRHFCKACKRHWTKGGTLRNVPVGGGRKNKRLKTSNSSNTTAVVASAVIGNTSTTSVALKSSTSSGVNNRLNNFMAIQRSQQQRQDLQLPLADQKKNTSNIQFQVMGRPPSSSLLQNPITCGDLDGKSFNINNNGVFLGSISTTLSLPQTQGLQFPFSSPSSSSFETTPASLSTSFQSSSIYNYTSETMEDPTITSIIMPTPSGTASHTWDVSIRSSDMDIANYWNWDDIDALVSIDPNMPWDNSEIKP; encoded by the coding sequence ATGGGGTTGAGTTCTAAAGAGGTTTCTAGCGATGGTCCTGGGTGGAGCCAGTCTTTGTTGCAGGCTCAAACTCTGGAGTTACCCAAAGCAATTAAGAGGCAGCACCCACAGAACCAGAAACCTGAGCCATTGAAGTGTCCGAGATGTGATTCTACCAACACCAAGTTCTGTTATTACAACAACTATAACAAGTCTCAACCTAGGCATTTTTGCAAGGCTTGTAAGAGACACTGGACAAAAGGTGGCACTCTCCGCAATGTTCCTGTTGGTGGTGGCCGCAAAAACAAGCGGCTTAAGACATCTAATAGCAGCAACACAACTGCCGTCGTTGCCTCCGCCGTCATTGGTAACACTAGTACAACCAGTGTTGCCCTCAAAAGCTCAACTTCCTCTGGGGTTAACAATAGGCTGAATAACTTCATGGCAATCCAACGATCGCAGCAACAAAGGCAGGATCTTCAGCTTCCACTTGCTGATCAGAAGAAGAACACATCGAACATCCAATTTCAGGTGATGGGTCGTCCACCATCTTCATCGTTGCTGCAGAATCCTATCACTTGCGGAGACTTGGACGGAAAAAGTTTCAACATAAATAATAATGGTGTGTTTCTGGGTTCAATTTCAACAACCTTGTCGTTGCCTCAAACTCAAGGCTTACAATTTCCATTTTCAAGTCCAAGCTCAAGTTCTTTTGAGACAACCCCAGCTTCACTATCAACCTCGTTCCAATCTTCAAGTATCTATAACTACACTAGCGAAACAATGGAGGATCCAACCATCACTAGCATCATCATGCCAACCCCAAGTGGAACCGCTTCACATACATGGGATGTGTCTATTAGAAGCAGTGACATGGACATAGCAAACTACTGGAATTGGGATGATATTGATGCACTTGTCTCTATCGATCCCAACATGCCATGGGATAATTCTGAGATCAAACCATGA
- the LOC107913977 gene encoding uncharacterized protein: MASTLLLALVFVIDLIAFALAVAAEQRRSTASVGNNGKESYCVYDEDIATGLGVGSFLFLLLSQILIMVTSRCLCCGKAMRPSGSRAWAVVLFITCWLFFFIAEVCLLAGSVRNAYHTKYKNLLNDPPSCATLRKGVFAAGAAFAFLTAVVSELYYVSYSKANDATVNYGKDTGVRMGNL; the protein is encoded by the exons ATGGCTTCAACCTTGCTACTGGCTCTGGTTTTTGTGATTGATCTGATTGCTTTCGCCCTTGCTGTTGCTGCTGAGCAAAGGAGAAGTACT GCCTCTGTTGGCAATAATGGGAAAGAAAGTTATTGTGTTTATGATGAGGATATTGCAACTGGTTTGGGTGTGGGTTCATTCCTATTCCTTCTGCTTAGTCAGATACTAATAATGGTGACAAGTCGGTGCTTATGCTGTGGAAAGGCCATGAGACCAAGTGGATCTAGAGCATGGGCAGTTGTTCTGTTCATCACTtgttg GTTGTTCTTTTTCATTGCGGAGGTATGCCTGCTGGCAGGGTCAGTGCGGAATGCTTATCACACCAAGTACAAGAATCTCTTAAATGATCCCCCATCGTGTGCGACACTGAGAAAGGGTGTCTTTGCCGCTGGGGCTGCATTTGCTTTCCTAACAGCCGTAGTCTCTGAGCTTTACTATGTGAGTTATTCGAAGGCTAATGATGCAACAGTTAACTACGGCAAAGACACAGGAGTGAGGATGGGAAACCTGTAG